TTTTTAGATTCTCGGGAAAATGATCTTTGAAGAGAAGTTGTAATTTATAAAACGTCTTGGAAGGATTTTTTCCGATTGAGGTTTGGATTTTGTTCTTATCCAGTTTCATTTTTTCTCCAGTGCTTTGATGTCCGAAAGGATTTCATCTACGTGTCCTTTTACGCTTACCTTGGGATATACTTTTAGGATTTTTCCGTCGGTTCCGATAAGAAACGTGGAACGTACGATTCCCATAAATTCTTTTCCCATGAATTTCTTTAATTGCCAGACTCCGTAGTCTTCGCAAATTTTTCCGTCCTCATCGGAAATCAGAGTGAAGTTTAACTCCTGTTTTTCAATGAATTTCTGATGAGATTTTACGCTGTCTTTCGAAATTCCGACCACGTTAAATCCTGTTTTTTTGATTTTGGAAAAATTGTCTCTAAAATCGCAGGCTTCGGTAGTGCAACCGGGTGTTTGATCTTTCGGATAAAAATAGAGTACGATTCCTTTCGGTCCGGTTAGTTCTGATAGTTTCACTTTTTCCCCTTTTTCGTTAATCCCCGTAAAACTCGGAGCCTTGGAACCTACTTTTAGTTCGTTCATGATTTCCTCTTTCGAATATCTTAGAATTATTTTTTGAGAGGCCGGGTCTTTGCAAGAGAGTTCTAAAAAAAGTGCGAATTTTCGGAATTTTAGATATGGTCGGAATTCCGTCCGGTTTTTAAGGGAAGTTTGCGTACCATTCATATAGTAGTCACGCTGTAAAACGCAAACTTCTTCATCTCCTTGCTTTGGATTGTAGTTTTTGTAGGTTGCGGCAACTTGGGTCGTATATGGAATTTCTGGTAAGTTGATTCTCTCCGTTTTTCACTTGCGAAAATCCGAAAAATGTCCGATGGTTTTAAATATATGGATCCCAGAGAAAGAGCGGAAATAATTCGAGAGGGCAATCGAGCTTTCAACGAGGGTGATATCCGAAAGGCCAGAGATCTTTTTATAAAAGCGGAATATAAAGATGGGCTGGTTCGTTTGGGAGATCATTTTATGTATGAAAAGAAAATGCCCTTGCTTGCGTACGGTTATTACAAAAAGGCCGGATACCAAAAGCGGATTGATGAAATTTTCCAAAGAATGATCTGGGCTTTCAGCCAGTGGGTCGGAGCCGATAAATTTAAGTCAGAGCCAACCGATCCGACAGTATCCGGAGTTCCGACCGGTTCCGGCTTTCTGGAGGCTTCCGAGTTTCGGATCCATCCGATGCTCAGACAGACCGCTTTGGATATTCTCAAAAAAAGAGGAATCCAGATCTAAGTTCGTACTAAAATCATTCGGAACTCTTTCATAAGGTTCTTACCTCTTGCATATAAAGAAAAATTAGAATTCACTTTTCAATATGTAATCCTCAAATTAGATTGGTTGGGAACCGTAGTTCAGCCGAAAAATCAGCGCCTTGAAATTTAAGCTTACACTTTTTTTTATTTCGATCTTAATCATTGCGATCCTTTCATTGCGATCTTTGCAAGGACCTTCGGGAAGCGATGTTCCGATTTCAGAGAATCATGGCTCAAAGTTTCAGGATTTAAGATTTTTTGTAAGAGAGAATTTTGGATTAACAAGTTATCAGTTTCGTCTGCCGGACTCCGAGATACTGGCTTTTTTTAACGGTTCCGAAGAAGGAAATCAAAAAGTAAAAAAGGAATTTCTTGCTTCCACTTGGTCTTCAGATATCGTCGCGATGACGCAAAACATACGATTATACGATGAGATACATCCTTTTCTTTATACATTGGAAGGGGGCAGAACCAATACGGGTAATATCAAATCCGTTTGGAATCCCCGGGCGCAAGAAGTTTACATATGGGCTCTGAGAACGATCTCTCCTAAAACCAAAATTATACCTACCATATTCCGTTGGGAAAACGATTTTGA
The nucleotide sequence above comes from Leptospira weilii. Encoded proteins:
- the bcp gene encoding thioredoxin-dependent thiol peroxidase, yielding MNELKVGSKAPSFTGINEKGEKVKLSELTGPKGIVLYFYPKDQTPGCTTEACDFRDNFSKIKKTGFNVVGISKDSVKSHQKFIEKQELNFTLISDEDGKICEDYGVWQLKKFMGKEFMGIVRSTFLIGTDGKILKVYPKVSVKGHVDEILSDIKALEKK